In the genome of Impatiens glandulifera unplaced genomic scaffold, dImpGla2.1, whole genome shotgun sequence, one region contains:
- the LOC124918276 gene encoding G-type lectin S-receptor-like serine/threonine-protein kinase At1g11410, with the protein MAYIIGIFTSIALVIAILLMVFWFIMVKRREERKIKERQILLTPANGSSIQPSTTGKQPLEDFSFFKLSTIVAATNNFSVSNKLGQGGFGTVYKGRLRNGIDIAVKRLAKNSDQGFEEFKNEVSLIVKLQHRNLVRLLGCCFQPYEKMLIYEYLPNKGLDSFIFDQDKCYILNWEKRFNIILGIARGMIYLHQDSRLKIIHRDLKASNILLDDGLNPKISDFGTARIFGGDQMEANTKRVVGTYGYMSPEYAMEGLYSIKSDVFSFGVILLEIINGRKNTSYHQENTINLIGHAWALWNKGKVFDIIDSRMGDLWTNQEVLRCIHIGLLCVQEHAMDRPTMSEVVFMLCKDMSLPSPKQPAFIFNGQDMNASDSLTNIKDGVEITVKRLAKNSHQGVKEFKSEVSLIAKPQHRNLVRLLGCCVEHHEKVLVYEYLPNKGLDSFIFDGEKCSQLNWEKRYNIILGIAKGSVYVHQDSRLRIINRDLKTSNVLLDNELNPKISDFGMARFFKGNQIEANTYRVVGTIGYMSPEYSMEGLYSIKSDVFSFGVILLRIINRRKNTSYHQEKTINLIAWAL; encoded by the exons ATGGCGTACATAATTGGGATATTTACCTCTATAGCATTAGTCATTGCCATCCTACTTATGGTTTTCTGGTTCATAATGGTTAAAAGGAGAGAAG AGAGAAAGATAAAGGAACGGCAAATACTTCTTACTCCAGCTAACGGTTCATCAATCCAACCTTCCACAACAGGAAAGCAGCCTTTAGAGGATTTCTCATTTTTCAAACTTAGTACCATTGTGGCAGCCACAAACAATTTTTCCGTTTCTAACAAACTCGGACAAGGCGGTTTTGGCACTGTTTATAAG GGGCGATTGAGGAATGGAATAGATATTGCGGTTAAAAGACTAGCAAAAAATTCCGATCAAGGTTTCGAAGAATTTAAGAATGAAGTTTCTTTAATAGTGAAACTTCAACATAGAAATTTAGTTAGGCTTTTAGGATGTTGTTTTCAACCGTATGAGAAGATGCTTATATATGAATACTTGCCAAATAAGGGATTGGACTCATTCATTTTTG ATcaagataaatgttatatactTAATTGGGAGAAGCGATTTAACATCATTTTGGGAATAGCAAGAGGAATGATATACCTTCACCAAGACTCTCGACTCAAAATCATCCATAGAGATTTAAAAGCCAGCAATATTTTATTGGATGATGGATTGAATCCTAAAATCTCCGATTTTGGAACGGCTAGAATTTTTGGAGGTGATCAAATGGAAGCCAATACAAAAAGGGTAGTTGGAACATA TGGTTATATGTCTCCAGAATATGCTATGGAAGGACTATATTCAATAAAATCTGATGTCTTCAGCTTTGGTGTCATATTGCTTGAGATTATAAATGGGAGAAAAAATACCAGTTACCATCAAGAGAACACGATAAATTTGATAGGACAT GCTTGGGCATTATGGAACAAAGGTAAAGTCTTTGATATAATTGACTCAAGGATGGGAGATTTATGGACAAACCAAGAAGTTTTGAGATGCATTCACATAGGACTTCTATGTGTGCAAGAACATGCTATGGACAGACCAACTATGTCTGAAGTTGTTTTCATGTTATGCAAAGATATGTCTTTACCTTCTCCAAAGCAGCCCGCGTTTATCTTCAACGGACAAGACATGAATGCATCGGATTCATTGACGAACATTAAA GATGGGGTAGAGATTACTGTGAAAAGATTAGCGAAAAATTCACATCAAGGCGTGAAAGAGTTTAAGAGTGAAGTTTCGTTAATTGCCAAACCTCAACATAGAAATTTGGTGAGGTTGTTAGGATGTTGTGTTGAACATCATGAGAAGGTTCTCGTATATGAATACTTACCGAATAAAGGCTTGGACTCATTCATTTTCG aCGGAGAGAAATGTTCTCAACTAAATTGGGAGAAACGGTATAACATCATTTTGGGAATTGCAAAGGGAAGTGTTTATGTTCACCAAGATTCTCGATTGAGGATAATTAATAGGGACTTGAAAACTAGCAATGTTTTGTTAGATAATGAGTTGAATCCTAAAATCTCGGATTTTGGAATGGCAAGATTTTTTAAAGGCAATCAAATTGAAGCAAATACATATAGGGTAGTTGGAACAAT tgGTTATATGTCTCCAGAATATTCTATGGAAGGACTATATTCAATAAAATCCGATGTCTTCAGCTTTGGTGTCATATTGCTTCGGATTATAAATAGGAGGAAAAATACCAGTTACCATCAAGAGAAAACGATTAACTTGATC GCTTGGGCATTATGA
- the LOC124918277 gene encoding G-type lectin S-receptor-like serine/threonine-protein kinase At1g11410, which yields MAYIIGIFTSIALVIAILLMVFWFIMVKRREERKIKERQILLTPANGSSIQPSTTGKQPLEDFSFFKLSTIVAATNNFSVSNKLGQGGFGTVYKGRLRNGIDIAVKRLAKNSDQGFEEFKNEVSLIVKLQHRNLVRLLGCCFQPYEKMLIYEYLPNKGLDSFIFDQDKCYILNWEKRFNIILGIARGMIYLHQDSRLKIIHRDLKASNILLDDGLNPKISDFGTARIFGGDQMEANTKRVVGTYGYMSPEYAMEGLYSIKSDVFSFGVILLEIINGRKNTSYHQENTINLIGHAWALWNKGKVFDIIDSRMGDLWTNQEVLRCIHIGLLCVQEHAMDRPTMSEVVFMLCKDMSLPSPKQPAFIFNGQDMNASDSLTNIKDGVEITVKRLAKNSHQGVKEFKSEVSLIAKPQHRNLVRLLGCCVEHHEKVLVYEYLPNKGLDSFIFDGEKCSQLNWEKRYNIILGIAKGSVYVHQDSRLRIINRDLKTSNVLLDNELNPKISDFGMARFFKGNQIEANTYRVVGTIGYMSQEYSMEGLYSIKSDVFGL from the exons ATGGCGTACATAATTGGGATATTTACCTCTATAGCATTAGTCATTGCCATCCTACTTATGGTTTTCTGGTTCATAATGGTTAAAAGGAGAGAAG AGAGAAAGATAAAGGAACGGCAAATACTTCTTACTCCAGCTAACGGTTCATCAATCCAACCTTCCACAACAGGAAAGCAGCCTTTAGAGGATTTCTCATTTTTCAAACTTAGTACCATTGTGGCAGCCACAAACAATTTTTCCGTTTCTAACAAACTCGGACAAGGCGGTTTTGGCACTGTTTATAAG GGGCGATTGAGGAATGGAATAGATATTGCGGTTAAAAGACTAGCAAAAAATTCCGATCAAGGTTTCGAAGAATTTAAGAATGAAGTTTCTTTAATAGTGAAACTTCAACATAGAAATTTAGTTAGGCTTTTAGGATGTTGTTTTCAACCGTATGAGAAGATGCTTATATATGAATACTTGCCAAATAAGGGATTGGACTCATTCATTTTTG ATcaagataaatgttatatactTAATTGGGAGAAGCGATTTAACATCATTTTGGGAATAGCAAGAGGAATGATATACCTTCACCAAGACTCTCGACTCAAAATCATCCATAGAGATTTAAAAGCCAGCAATATTTTATTGGATGATGGATTGAATCCTAAAATCTCCGATTTTGGAACGGCTAGAATTTTTGGAGGTGATCAAATGGAAGCCAATACAAAAAGGGTAGTTGGAACATA TGGTTATATGTCTCCAGAATATGCTATGGAAGGACTATATTCAATAAAATCTGATGTCTTCAGCTTTGGTGTCATATTGCTTGAGATTATAAATGGGAGAAAAAATACCAGTTACCATCAAGAGAACACGATAAATTTGATAGGACAT GCTTGGGCATTATGGAACAAAGGTAAAGTCTTTGATATAATTGACTCAAGGATGGGAGATTTATGGACAAACCAAGAAGTTTTGAGATGCATTCACATAGGACTTCTATGTGTGCAAGAACATGCTATGGACAGACCAACTATGTCTGAAGTTGTTTTCATGTTATGCAAAGATATGTCTTTACCTTCTCCAAAGCAGCCCGCGTTTATCTTCAACGGACAAGACATGAATGCATCGGATTCATTGACGAACATTAAA GATGGGGTAGAGATTACTGTGAAAAGATTAGCGAAAAATTCACATCAAGGCGTGAAAGAGTTTAAGAGTGAAGTTTCGTTAATTGCCAAACCTCAACATAGAAATTTGGTGAGGTTGTTAGGATGTTGTGTTGAACATCATGAGAAGGTTCTCGTATATGAATACTTACCGAATAAAGGCTTGGACTCATTCATTTTCG aCGGAGAGAAATGTTCTCAACTAAATTGGGAGAAACGGTATAACATCATTTTGGGAATTGCAAAGGGAAGTGTTTATGTTCACCAAGATTCTCGATTGAGGATAATTAATAGGGACTTGAAAACTAGCAATGTTTTGTTAGATAATGAGTTGAATCCTAAAATCTCGGATTTTGGAATGGCAAGATTTTTTAAAGGCAATCAAATTGAAGCAAATACATATAGGGTAGTTGGAACAAT tggTTATATGTCTCAAGAATATTCTATGGAAGGACTATATTCAATAAAATCCGATGTCTTCGGATTATAA